In one Oncorhynchus nerka isolate Pitt River linkage group LG7, Oner_Uvic_2.0, whole genome shotgun sequence genomic region, the following are encoded:
- the sycp2 gene encoding synaptonemal complex protein 2 has translation MELYTKQSLKTVQQHVSSISMRVKNYRSQKLEQVRGVLLKEINNLEEDESTLKNMEKELTTYWRKQSVAFHSYQEKETRRLQSLKSTFQTDVCHSLEYEERIFTSQMCLMRKDMKSVQDRLFKEMQDEEIMSVRRGLQALFLPEGPRF, from the exons ATGGAGCTGTACACCAAGCAGTCTCTGAAGACCGTCCAGCAGCACGTCTCTTCCATCAGCATGAGAGTTAAAAACTACAG gtCTCAGAAGCTGGAACAGGTCAGGGGTGTTCTGCTGAAGGAGATCAACAACTTGGAGGAGGACGAATCCACTCTAAAGAACATGGAGAAGGAACTGACT ACATACTGGAGGAAGCAGTCTGTGGCTTTCCATTCCTACCAGGAGAAAGAGactagaag ACTGCAGAGCCTCAAGAGTACCTTCCAGACCGATGTGTGTCACAGCCTGGAGTACGAGGAGAGGATCTTCACCTCTCAG ATGTGCCTGATGAGGAAAGACATGAAGTCAGTTCAGGACAGACTCTTCAAGGAAATG cAAGACGAGGAGATAATGAGTGTGAGGAGAGGACTACAGGCTCTTTTCCTGCCAGAGGGACCAAGATTTTAA